In one window of Leptospira sp. WS92.C1 DNA:
- a CDS encoding YdeI family protein — MNEFLKDIPILYFKDKKEWTQWLKKNHTMDSSIWIKFSKKDSNIPSVTYAEALEVALCYGWIDSQKQKYDESYWLQKFSIRGKKSLWSQINREKAKDLIADGKMKSPGLKAIDAAKKDGRWDSAYPSASKAAVPKEFQELLNTNSKANAFFTKLDSANRYAILFRIYNAKKPETRTKKMQEFLKMLEKGETIHGFFKK, encoded by the coding sequence ATGAATGAATTTTTAAAAGACATTCCCATTCTGTATTTCAAAGATAAGAAAGAATGGACTCAGTGGCTAAAAAAGAATCATACGATGGATTCTTCGATTTGGATCAAGTTTTCCAAAAAAGATTCCAACATTCCTTCGGTTACGTATGCGGAAGCTCTGGAGGTCGCTTTGTGTTACGGTTGGATTGACAGTCAAAAACAAAAATACGATGAATCGTATTGGCTCCAAAAATTTTCCATCCGAGGTAAGAAGAGTCTTTGGTCCCAGATCAATCGCGAAAAGGCAAAAGACTTGATCGCAGACGGAAAGATGAAATCACCGGGACTCAAAGCGATCGACGCGGCCAAAAAAGACGGACGCTGGGATTCTGCGTATCCATCAGCGAGCAAAGCCGCGGTACCAAAAGAGTTTCAGGAATTGTTGAATACGAATTCAAAAGCAAACGCTTTTTTTACAAAGCTCGATTCCGCAAATCGGTATGCGATTTTGTTTCGAATTTATAACGCAAAAAAACCCGAAACAAGAACAAAAAAGATGCAAGAGTTTTTGAAGATGCTGGAGAAGGGAGAAACGATTCACGGGTTTTTTAAAAAGTAA
- the rplI gene encoding 50S ribosomal protein L9, with the protein MRVILQKDVINLGDAGDLKEVADGYARNFLFPKKLAVRANEGNTKAALHQKKLGELKREKRKKAMEGYSSNINGKEYDIIVKTGGGDKLFGAVTPMDVASILKKNGIELDKRKIEIAEPIRSLGSYKIKIRLAEGIQPVITLHVKKEEE; encoded by the coding sequence ATGAGAGTGATATTACAAAAAGACGTTATCAACCTCGGAGACGCAGGCGACCTGAAGGAAGTTGCGGACGGTTATGCAAGAAATTTCCTTTTTCCTAAAAAACTCGCGGTTCGCGCCAACGAAGGAAATACAAAAGCGGCTCTTCATCAAAAGAAATTAGGCGAGCTCAAACGTGAAAAACGCAAAAAAGCGATGGAAGGTTATTCCTCCAATATCAACGGGAAAGAATACGATATCATCGTAAAAACCGGTGGTGGAGACAAACTCTTCGGAGCGGTAACTCCTATGGACGTGGCTTCCATTTTAAAAAAGAACGGAATCGAACTCGATAAAAGAAAAATCGAGATCGCGGAGCCTATCCGCAGTCTGGGATCTTACAAGATCAAAATTCGCCTTGCAGAAGGAATCCAGCCTGTAATTACGCTTCACGTAAAAAAAGAAGAAGAGTAA
- the glf gene encoding UDP-galactopyranose mutase, which translates to MSYPSDILIVGAGFSGAVVAHELSVNLENPPKITVIDQRNHIGGNCHTERDSKTDVMIHRYGPHIFHTDNEGTWNYVNSFVKFRPFVNRVKAKYQNQIYSLPVNLHTINQLFGQSLNPEEAKRFIDLQADRTIDEPSNFEEQALKFLGEKLYKAFFFGYTKKQWGCDPKELPASILKRLPIRFNYDDNYYSDPYQGIPEEGYTEIVRKMLDHPNVNVQLGVKFHPENSNQKYDHVFYSGPIDEYFGYRFGKLGYRTVYFEREDGEGDFQGNAVINYCDESVPWTRIHEHKHFMPWEKNDKTIWFKEFSKETEDSDIPYYPKRLISDMEKFQKYQEVLEKQSGVTFLGRLATYRYMDMHHVIQEAREVASKFIYDFAR; encoded by the coding sequence TTGTCTTATCCATCCGATATCTTAATTGTCGGCGCCGGATTTTCCGGCGCCGTCGTGGCGCACGAACTCTCAGTAAATCTGGAAAATCCTCCGAAAATTACGGTGATTGATCAGAGAAATCATATCGGCGGGAATTGTCATACGGAAAGAGATTCGAAAACGGACGTGATGATTCATCGATACGGTCCTCATATCTTTCATACGGATAACGAAGGCACTTGGAATTACGTAAATTCTTTTGTAAAGTTTCGGCCCTTTGTAAACAGAGTGAAGGCGAAATATCAAAATCAGATTTATTCCTTACCGGTAAATTTGCACACAATCAATCAATTGTTCGGGCAGAGTTTAAATCCGGAAGAAGCGAAACGGTTTATCGATCTTCAGGCGGATCGTACTATCGACGAGCCTTCTAACTTTGAAGAACAAGCTCTTAAATTCTTAGGTGAGAAATTGTATAAGGCTTTTTTCTTTGGTTATACAAAAAAACAATGGGGTTGCGATCCGAAAGAGCTGCCCGCTTCGATTCTCAAACGATTGCCTATACGGTTTAATTACGACGACAACTATTACAGCGATCCTTATCAGGGAATTCCGGAAGAAGGTTATACCGAAATAGTTCGAAAGATGTTGGATCATCCGAATGTGAACGTTCAACTTGGCGTTAAGTTTCATCCCGAAAATTCGAATCAAAAATACGATCACGTTTTTTATTCGGGTCCGATCGACGAGTATTTCGGTTATCGTTTTGGTAAATTGGGATATAGAACCGTTTACTTTGAAAGAGAGGACGGTGAAGGTGATTTTCAAGGGAACGCTGTGATCAACTACTGCGACGAATCCGTTCCTTGGACCAGAATTCACGAGCACAAACATTTTATGCCTTGGGAAAAAAACGACAAGACGATATGGTTTAAGGAATTCAGTAAAGAAACTGAAGACTCGGATATTCCTTATTACCCAAAACGTCTGATTTCCGATATGGAGAAATTTCAAAAGTATCAGGAAGTTTTGGAGAAGCAATCAGGTGTTACTTTTTTAGGAAGATTGGCCACTTATCGCTATATGGATATGCATCATGTCATTCAGGAAGCAAGAGAAGTCGCTTCAAAATTTATTTATGATTTTGCCCGATAA
- the ssb gene encoding single-stranded DNA-binding protein, translating to MANDINRVTLVGRLTRDPEFKSINGTSLVNFSLANGRTYVSNGEKREESHFFDCEVWGKPADIIQQYCKKGKQIAIEGRLKQDTWETPEGKKASRIRIVVENFQLLGSRDDSSSSTREPASSGGNSYPSSPEYYSPAPDGDDDIPF from the coding sequence ATGGCTAATGATATCAACAGAGTGACTCTGGTCGGCCGCCTAACGCGGGACCCCGAGTTCAAATCGATCAACGGGACTTCTCTCGTCAATTTCTCTTTGGCCAATGGCCGGACCTATGTGTCTAACGGAGAAAAAAGAGAAGAGTCTCATTTCTTCGATTGTGAAGTCTGGGGAAAACCGGCTGATATCATTCAACAGTATTGCAAAAAAGGCAAACAGATAGCGATTGAAGGTCGACTGAAGCAGGACACTTGGGAAACTCCCGAAGGAAAAAAAGCGTCTCGTATCCGAATCGTAGTGGAGAATTTTCAGCTACTCGGTTCCAGAGACGACTCTTCTTCTTCCACAAGAGAACCTGCATCTTCCGGAGGAAATTCGTATCCATCCTCTCCGGAATACTACAGCCCTGCACCGGATGGTGATGACGACATACCGTTTTAA
- the dnaB gene encoding replicative DNA helicase gives MQSDSLYEPESERAFLGFLLLKGADNLIDVPIAPEDFYVDLHRRVYRAITDLVDKRITIDPVSVLNFLKENSLLKDEEKEFNYIYSLYRDTVVTQPLPYYATRIKRFSERRMYAKILQDSLELIRKEPGDNESVFNTVEKNLTEISRSIDAKGLLPVSSDKVALSDYIMEIMKNRGQITGLRTNFTKLDEATSGLKEHELMILAARPGNGKTTFALNIASNVALIYNQPVVIFSLEMSRIELLLKMVCADSQVESMKLKKSELTRSDAPKLLESIVRVTSAPIYIDDSGGLTIDDFKGRVRKLLTTEKIGLIVVDYLQLMSDPKNKDGGRQQEVASISRSLKQMAKEARCPIIALSQMSRAVEQRSKDQKPQLSDLRESGAIEQDADIVSFIYREEKVKGDDEITPEMRGKAEIIIAKNRSGPIGSFHLAFRPELSRFDNID, from the coding sequence ATGCAGTCCGACTCTTTATACGAACCGGAATCCGAAAGAGCCTTCTTAGGATTCCTTCTTCTCAAAGGAGCGGATAACCTCATTGATGTCCCTATTGCTCCGGAAGACTTTTATGTGGATCTTCACAGACGAGTCTACCGAGCGATCACGGATCTCGTCGATAAACGAATCACGATCGATCCTGTTTCCGTCCTCAACTTTCTCAAAGAAAATTCCCTTCTCAAAGACGAAGAAAAAGAATTCAATTATATCTATTCTCTCTATCGGGACACGGTTGTTACTCAGCCTTTGCCGTATTATGCAACTCGTATCAAACGTTTTTCGGAACGAAGGATGTATGCAAAGATTCTTCAGGATTCTTTGGAGCTCATCCGTAAAGAACCCGGAGACAACGAATCCGTTTTCAATACGGTCGAGAAAAACCTCACAGAGATTTCCAGAAGTATAGACGCAAAAGGGTTGTTACCCGTGTCCTCGGACAAGGTCGCACTTTCCGATTATATCATGGAGATCATGAAGAATCGGGGACAGATCACCGGTCTTCGAACCAACTTTACTAAACTGGACGAGGCCACTTCGGGTCTCAAAGAACACGAGCTTATGATTCTCGCGGCTCGTCCCGGTAACGGTAAGACTACGTTTGCTCTAAACATTGCGTCTAACGTGGCTTTGATTTACAATCAACCGGTTGTCATCTTTTCCCTGGAGATGAGCAGAATCGAACTCCTTCTCAAGATGGTTTGTGCGGATTCTCAAGTGGAATCCATGAAACTCAAAAAATCCGAGCTCACCCGTTCGGATGCGCCCAAACTTTTGGAATCGATCGTTCGCGTCACCTCGGCTCCGATCTACATCGATGATTCCGGAGGTCTTACAATCGACGACTTCAAGGGTCGAGTCCGAAAACTTTTAACCACCGAAAAGATCGGTCTTATCGTCGTGGATTATCTCCAGCTCATGAGCGATCCGAAAAACAAGGACGGAGGTCGCCAGCAAGAAGTTGCATCGATTTCCCGTTCTCTCAAACAAATGGCAAAGGAAGCCAGATGTCCGATCATCGCGCTTTCTCAGATGTCCCGGGCCGTGGAACAAAGATCCAAGGATCAAAAACCTCAACTCTCCGACTTGAGAGAATCGGGGGCGATCGAGCAGGATGCGGATATCGTGTCCTTTATCTATCGGGAAGAAAAGGTAAAGGGCGACGACGAGATCACTCCGGAGATGCGCGGCAAGGCGGAGATCATCATAGCCAAAAACCGTTCCGGCCCTATCGGTTCTTTTCATCTTGCCTTCCGGCCCGAGCTCAGCAGATTTGATAATATAGATTAG
- a CDS encoding TA system VapC family ribonuclease toxin, with protein sequence MAYLLDVNVLIALSDSNHTFHETAWNWFDQKSRRGWATCPITQNALVRILSNTSYPGSPGGVEVVSEILHSLLKVKGHKFFPDNISINSPGLFLNWNLVNSKQLTDVYLLALSVHHKLKFATFDSKIPLRVVESGKEHFELIAA encoded by the coding sequence ATGGCATATCTTCTGGACGTGAACGTTTTGATCGCCCTCAGTGATTCCAATCATACCTTTCATGAGACGGCTTGGAATTGGTTTGATCAAAAATCGAGACGAGGCTGGGCGACTTGCCCCATTACTCAAAATGCTTTGGTAAGAATTCTAAGCAACACTTCGTATCCTGGCAGTCCCGGCGGAGTGGAAGTCGTTTCCGAAATACTCCATTCCCTCTTAAAGGTAAAAGGTCATAAATTTTTTCCGGACAATATTTCCATCAATTCTCCCGGTCTGTTTTTAAATTGGAATCTTGTAAATTCAAAACAACTCACCGACGTTTATCTATTGGCTCTGAGCGTGCATCACAAACTGAAGTTCGCCACCTTTGATTCTAAGATTCCACTTCGAGTGGTAGAAAGCGGTAAGGAACATTTTGAACTGATTGCCGCTTGA
- the rpsR gene encoding 30S ribosomal protein S18, with the protein MSENEVKEERSERSESAGESSGEMEGKPQRKQNKYKKKVCRFTADPELAKQINYKNIELLERFITNRGKIIPRRITGTSARYQRVLAREIRKARSIGLLPYKVN; encoded by the coding sequence ATGAGTGAGAATGAAGTAAAAGAAGAACGATCTGAGAGATCGGAATCGGCTGGCGAATCTTCCGGAGAAATGGAAGGAAAGCCGCAGAGAAAACAGAATAAATACAAGAAGAAGGTTTGCCGCTTTACTGCGGATCCCGAACTTGCAAAACAAATCAATTATAAGAACATCGAGCTTCTCGAAAGATTTATCACAAACCGCGGTAAAATCATTCCAAGAAGAATCACAGGAACCAGCGCACGTTACCAAAGAGTTCTCGCGCGTGAGATCCGGAAAGCAAGAAGCATCGGTCTTCTTCCTTACAAGGTAAACTGA
- the rpsF gene encoding 30S ribosomal protein S6, with amino-acid sequence MRNYELTTITRVSSREVAKSEIVETLKKHSVSVTSDEDWGQRKLWHPIKHEEQGIFHHYKCSADPAALEKVEKDFLINQNILRSMVVRLNG; translated from the coding sequence TTGAGAAACTACGAACTCACCACCATCACACGTGTGAGCTCTCGGGAAGTTGCAAAGTCAGAGATCGTCGAGACTTTGAAAAAACATTCCGTGAGCGTCACTTCCGACGAAGACTGGGGCCAAAGAAAACTCTGGCATCCGATCAAACACGAAGAGCAGGGCATTTTTCATCACTACAAGTGCAGTGCGGATCCTGCGGCGCTTGAAAAAGTGGAAAAAGACTTTTTAATCAACCAGAACATTCTTCGTTCCATGGTTGTTCGCCTCAATGGCTAA
- a CDS encoding DASS family sodium-coupled anion symporter: MLKKISKTFACLLVVLIPIFYWIGIGSLQLHVGLMLCIFFFAAIFWVIEPIPGFATSILILFVEILFFSNPLGIDALKFTQGKNTAPSVFLASIADSSIILFLGGFVLAKGSVKTGLDRFLANRIIRKFGIKSHQVLLGFMFTTGFISMWMSNTATTSMMIALSFPLFQMLPEKEPFRKALLLGIPFAANIGGVGTPIGSPPNIIAMGILKQQGVTVSFGIWMLFAVPLVIILILFAWFLLLKLFPEDGDLDLVIEFPEPEGGTKSFSFRVAALIFLGTVALWFTENLHGIPAGVIALLPLFLLPAFGILNDKDINSLEWSVLLLIAGGIAIGVGLQQSGMSLWFAEILKSITKPEYAVSVLFLLCILALLLSTFMSNTAATNLLVPFAFPLSAIILPGSEAYLLEVCLGIALSASLAMSLPVSTPPNAIAYAVGGFEIKDMIRAGLPIGLFGLLLTLFAYFTFL; the protein is encoded by the coding sequence ATGTTGAAAAAAATTTCTAAAACGTTTGCCTGTCTGCTCGTCGTTCTAATTCCGATTTTTTATTGGATAGGTATCGGTTCTCTTCAACTTCACGTCGGTTTGATGTTGTGTATTTTTTTCTTTGCGGCGATTTTTTGGGTCATCGAACCCATTCCGGGTTTTGCGACCTCCATCCTTATCCTTTTTGTTGAAATTTTATTTTTTTCAAACCCGCTCGGCATCGACGCTTTGAAATTTACTCAAGGAAAAAATACGGCACCTTCCGTTTTTCTTGCTTCGATCGCGGATTCTTCGATTATACTTTTTTTAGGCGGATTTGTTTTAGCAAAGGGGAGTGTAAAAACGGGTTTGGATCGTTTTCTCGCAAATAGAATCATTCGAAAATTCGGAATCAAAAGTCATCAGGTATTGCTCGGGTTTATGTTTACCACGGGATTTATTTCCATGTGGATGAGCAATACCGCGACCACTTCGATGATGATCGCTCTTTCGTTTCCTCTCTTTCAAATGCTTCCCGAAAAAGAACCGTTTCGAAAGGCATTACTTTTGGGAATTCCGTTTGCGGCAAACATAGGCGGAGTGGGAACTCCGATCGGCTCACCTCCGAACATCATTGCGATGGGAATTTTAAAACAACAAGGAGTTACGGTTTCGTTTGGAATCTGGATGTTGTTTGCGGTTCCGTTGGTGATTATCTTAATTTTATTCGCTTGGTTTCTTCTTCTCAAACTTTTCCCCGAAGACGGAGACTTGGACTTGGTCATAGAATTTCCGGAACCGGAAGGCGGAACCAAATCCTTTTCGTTTCGAGTTGCGGCCCTGATCTTTTTAGGAACCGTAGCGCTTTGGTTTACCGAAAATTTACACGGAATTCCTGCAGGTGTGATCGCGCTTCTTCCTTTGTTTTTATTGCCCGCGTTCGGAATTTTGAACGATAAAGATATCAATTCTTTGGAATGGTCCGTTTTGCTTTTGATCGCAGGCGGGATTGCGATCGGAGTCGGTCTACAGCAGAGCGGGATGAGTCTTTGGTTTGCGGAGATCTTAAAATCCATTACGAAACCAGAATATGCAGTAAGTGTATTATTCTTGCTTTGTATTTTGGCGTTGCTTCTTAGTACGTTTATGTCCAATACCGCCGCTACAAATCTGTTGGTGCCGTTTGCATTTCCTCTTTCGGCTATCATCCTTCCCGGTTCGGAAGCATATCTTCTTGAGGTCTGTTTGGGAATCGCTCTTTCTGCCTCGCTCGCGATGTCTTTGCCGGTGAGCACTCCTCCGAATGCGATCGCTTATGCGGTCGGAGGTTTTGAAATTAAAGATATGATTCGCGCGGGTTTGCCGATCGGTTTGTTCGGACTGCTTCTTACCTTGTTCGCTTACTTTACTTTTCTCTAA
- a CDS encoding CapA family protein, with translation MKRDRIDRILKKIFPISDRIEILPSVSFSHFQIRKFFSCGLIFFLFSCQFSFLRNSTSEVADSESPSALAILQDKIDSVLHPEHNRDPELLKVLAGGDVMFNWGIRDTIDKHGEIAPVEGLKSLFGEVDFRMVNLETPVVASKTAESKKAYVFTAHEKDLDSLKYLGVDLVFLGNNHSFDHGSRGMVETLDILNKNKILNIGAGKKLPEVLLPLSLSMKGSDLRIHSVTAIAEQEHYATALKSGVAPFLLPSLQASFFERRAGDRLGSGPPFRMVSLHWGVEYSPVPTQDQRKIARALIDSGVKVVIGHHPHIPQGVEFYRGGVILYSLGNLIFGSRNSYLNHNLIAILHIRKNVLESVELVPIFGKFQKEDHKIRPVTGKEAKEFLQEIAVLSSELGTKLRVEEERAFLDLKPNSPLTRGSQRKK, from the coding sequence CTGAAAAGAGATCGGATCGATCGGATCTTGAAAAAAATCTTTCCAATCTCGGATCGAATTGAAATTCTACCATCAGTGTCCTTTTCTCATTTTCAGATTCGAAAATTTTTTTCCTGCGGACTGATATTCTTTTTATTCTCCTGCCAATTTTCCTTTTTGAGAAATTCCACTTCCGAGGTCGCGGATTCGGAATCTCCTTCCGCGCTTGCGATCCTTCAAGATAAAATTGATTCTGTTTTACATCCCGAACACAATCGGGATCCGGAACTCCTCAAAGTTCTCGCGGGCGGAGACGTTATGTTCAATTGGGGGATTCGGGATACGATTGACAAACACGGTGAAATTGCTCCGGTCGAAGGATTAAAATCCCTTTTCGGAGAAGTGGATTTTAGAATGGTCAATCTGGAAACCCCCGTAGTCGCTTCCAAAACCGCAGAGTCCAAAAAGGCCTACGTATTTACCGCTCACGAAAAGGATTTGGATTCTCTCAAATACTTGGGAGTGGATCTTGTATTTCTCGGTAACAATCATTCTTTTGATCACGGATCCAGGGGAATGGTGGAGACCTTGGATATATTAAATAAGAATAAAATTCTAAATATCGGTGCGGGCAAAAAGTTGCCCGAGGTTTTGCTTCCTTTGAGTTTGAGTATGAAGGGAAGCGATTTGAGAATTCATTCGGTCACAGCGATCGCAGAACAGGAACACTATGCGACTGCTTTGAAGTCGGGTGTAGCTCCGTTTCTTTTGCCTTCTTTGCAAGCTTCTTTTTTTGAAAGAAGGGCCGGAGATCGTTTGGGAAGCGGTCCGCCGTTTCGAATGGTTTCTTTACACTGGGGTGTGGAATATTCCCCGGTTCCCACGCAGGATCAAAGAAAGATCGCCCGCGCTCTCATTGATTCCGGAGTTAAGGTTGTCATCGGTCATCATCCTCATATTCCCCAGGGTGTGGAATTTTACAGGGGAGGAGTGATTTTGTATTCCCTTGGCAACCTGATTTTTGGAAGTAGGAACTCCTATCTCAATCACAATCTGATCGCGATTCTACATATCCGAAAGAATGTATTGGAATCGGTGGAACTCGTTCCGATTTTCGGGAAATTCCAAAAAGAAGATCACAAGATCCGGCCTGTGACGGGAAAAGAAGCCAAGGAATTCCTCCAAGAAATCGCGGTTCTTTCTTCCGAACTTGGCACAAAGCTTAGGGTGGAAGAAGAAAGGGCATTTCTGGATCTAAAGCCCAATTCTCCCTTGACCCGGGGCTCTCAGCGCAAAAAATAG
- a CDS encoding glycosyltransferase family 2 protein — MSDKVSIIMPVYNSEKFISESVQSVLNQTHTDWELILIDDLSKDQSKNLMKEFAKSDKRINAFFKKTNSGSADTRNHGIQNATGRYIAFLDSDDLWDSSFLKEQIQLMKDTNAAFSFSAFRVIDENSNPILKPQWIDKERIDYKDSLFYNRIGLLTAMYDAQSIGKMYFDVSLKSLRDDYALWLDILKKTPFAVGNKKVQASYRVRKGAVTANKKKLILPHYRMLRHREKVSFFRAAFSTIVWGIFGLKKYYLDRS; from the coding sequence ATGTCTGATAAAGTTTCCATCATCATGCCGGTATATAATTCGGAGAAATTTATTTCCGAGAGTGTTCAAAGCGTTTTAAATCAAACCCATACAGACTGGGAATTGATTTTGATTGACGATCTTTCCAAAGATCAAAGCAAAAATCTCATGAAGGAATTTGCGAAATCGGACAAAAGAATCAATGCCTTCTTCAAAAAAACGAATTCGGGTTCCGCCGATACAAGAAACCACGGAATTCAAAATGCGACCGGTAGATACATCGCGTTTCTCGACTCGGACGATCTCTGGGATTCTTCGTTTTTGAAAGAACAAATTCAATTGATGAAAGATACAAATGCTGCTTTTTCTTTTTCCGCGTTCAGGGTGATTGATGAAAATTCGAATCCGATTCTCAAACCACAATGGATTGATAAGGAAAGAATCGATTACAAGGACAGTCTTTTTTACAATCGGATCGGCCTTCTCACCGCGATGTATGATGCACAGTCGATCGGAAAAATGTATTTTGACGTTTCACTCAAAAGTTTGAGAGACGACTATGCTCTTTGGTTGGATATTTTAAAAAAAACTCCGTTTGCCGTCGGAAATAAAAAAGTGCAAGCGAGTTATCGAGTTCGAAAAGGCGCCGTCACCGCAAACAAAAAGAAACTGATTCTTCCTCATTATAGGATGTTGAGACACAGAGAAAAAGTGAGTTTTTTTAGAGCGGCGTTTTCGACGATCGTATGGGGAATTTTCGGTTTAAAAAAATATTACCTGGATCGATCTTAA
- a CDS encoding glycosyltransferase family 2 protein, translated as MNKKISIITPSYQSVDVIESCIQNVLDQDYENFEHIIMDGASKDGTVEILKKYKHLKWISEPDQGQSDAMNKGFELATGNYILYLNTDDRLLPGALNSVSKYFKTDPFFILGDVLVQMDGFVRRQTPSSSFRGMMFWWNFDSYCFNPVGYLYKPEVQRAVGGMNGKNHYDMDFEFLCSVALKFPILKVPVLMGTFEVRPQTKTYSVIELPPKERYKKVKEPSSKLFYSNLSAVDRLLYQFGLFKSLLFDQMRFYMKESFKKGSRISALFFFGLAFLISPFRMFMTALSIFSSRRYIRRS; from the coding sequence TTGAATAAAAAAATATCCATCATCACACCTTCCTATCAATCCGTAGATGTAATTGAAAGTTGTATTCAAAACGTTTTAGATCAAGATTACGAGAATTTCGAACATATCATTATGGATGGCGCTTCGAAGGACGGAACCGTTGAAATTTTAAAAAAGTACAAACACTTAAAATGGATCAGCGAGCCGGATCAAGGACAATCGGACGCGATGAATAAGGGATTTGAACTTGCAACGGGGAATTATATTCTTTATTTAAATACGGACGATCGTTTGCTTCCCGGAGCACTCAACTCGGTTTCCAAGTATTTTAAAACCGATCCTTTTTTTATCTTAGGAGATGTTCTCGTTCAGATGGACGGTTTTGTGCGCAGGCAAACCCCTTCCTCTTCTTTTAGAGGAATGATGTTCTGGTGGAACTTCGATTCGTATTGTTTTAATCCCGTCGGATATCTTTATAAACCTGAGGTGCAAAGAGCGGTCGGGGGAATGAACGGAAAAAATCACTACGATATGGACTTTGAATTTTTGTGTTCGGTTGCATTGAAATTTCCGATCCTAAAGGTTCCGGTTCTTATGGGAACTTTCGAGGTGCGGCCTCAGACAAAAACGTATTCCGTGATCGAACTTCCTCCGAAAGAAAGATACAAAAAAGTAAAGGAACCTTCCTCTAAACTTTTTTATTCGAATCTTTCCGCGGTCGATCGCTTGTTGTATCAGTTCGGATTATTTAAAAGTCTTCTGTTCGATCAGATGCGTTTTTATATGAAAGAATCCTTTAAAAAGGGGAGTCGGATTTCGGCCTTGTTCTTTTTTGGATTGGCGTTTTTGATCTCTCCATTTCGAATGTTTATGACCGCACTTTCGATTTTTAGTTCTCGTAGATATATTAGGAGAAGTTAA
- a CDS encoding antitoxin, producing MYKKAKVTAAERGVSMRVLIITALEHNLKMEEEYARSQKSQSFESNRYGWPILPKRKGGKVTNEIINQIKEEYN from the coding sequence TTGTATAAAAAGGCAAAGGTTACCGCCGCAGAAAGAGGGGTTTCGATGCGTGTTTTGATCATTACCGCTTTGGAACACAACCTAAAGATGGAAGAAGAATATGCAAGGTCGCAAAAGTCGCAATCCTTTGAGTCCAACCGTTACGGCTGGCCGATTCTTCCAAAACGAAAAGGCGGAAAGGTTACGAACGAAATCATCAATCAGATCAAAGAGGAATACAATTAA